Proteins encoded together in one Cyanobacterium stanieri LEGE 03274 window:
- a CDS encoding class I SAM-dependent methyltransferase, protein MSEVRNAVQKLYNTYPFPPDPLLDEPPPGYNWRWHYQSAYNFCKGKKPHKPQVRILDAGCGTGSSTEYLVLHNPTADILAVDISENALATAQKRLEKSGVLKDFQGNIEFRQFNLERARELEGSFDFINSVGVLHHLPNPVVGIQALADKLADDGLFHIFVYGELGRWEILLMQRAIALIQGDKIGDYRDGVAVGRELFAGLPESSRILQREKERWALENQRDECFADMYVHPNEFDYNIDSLFEFINTSGLEFVDFSNCDFWQIERLIKSEDLRERVKQLTIQERYRLIELLDPSNVTHYEFFLAKPPLNRETWQDDQLLLTAKPELNPCMLGWESKSLLDYNYQPITLNDQEFEVMKLASGNPQRNLTVKDILSQVNCTLDEVRSLLRRQLIMMG, encoded by the coding sequence ATGTCTGAAGTTAGAAACGCAGTGCAAAAATTATATAATACCTATCCTTTTCCCCCCGATCCTCTCTTGGATGAGCCACCCCCTGGATATAATTGGCGATGGCATTATCAATCGGCGTACAATTTTTGTAAGGGAAAAAAACCCCATAAACCACAGGTTAGAATTTTAGATGCTGGTTGTGGTACGGGTTCGAGTACCGAATATTTAGTTTTACATAATCCGACGGCGGATATTTTGGCGGTGGATATTAGTGAAAATGCTTTGGCTACGGCTCAAAAAAGGTTGGAAAAGTCGGGAGTTTTAAAGGATTTTCAAGGAAATATTGAATTTCGTCAGTTTAATTTGGAGAGGGCAAGGGAGTTGGAAGGCTCTTTTGATTTTATTAATTCGGTGGGGGTATTACATCATTTACCTAATCCTGTGGTGGGTATTCAAGCCTTGGCGGATAAGTTGGCTGATGATGGATTATTTCATATCTTCGTTTATGGGGAGTTGGGTAGATGGGAGATTTTGTTGATGCAAAGGGCGATCGCCCTTATCCAAGGAGATAAAATAGGGGATTATCGAGATGGTGTGGCGGTAGGTAGGGAGTTATTTGCAGGATTACCAGAATCTAGCCGTATATTACAACGGGAAAAGGAACGTTGGGCATTGGAAAATCAACGGGATGAATGTTTTGCCGATATGTATGTTCACCCCAATGAATTTGATTATAATATCGATAGTTTATTCGAGTTTATTAACACTTCGGGCTTAGAGTTTGTGGACTTTTCCAACTGTGACTTTTGGCAAATAGAAAGGTTAATTAAAAGCGAGGATTTACGAGAAAGGGTAAAACAATTAACGATCCAAGAGCGTTACCGTTTGATAGAATTATTAGACCCTTCCAATGTTACCCACTATGAATTTTTCCTTGCTAAACCCCCTCTTAATCGAGAAACATGGCAAGATGATCAATTATTATTAACCGCTAAACCTGAATTAAATCCCTGTATGTTAGGTTGGGAAAGTAAGAGTTTACTAGATTATAACTATCAACCCATTACCCTCAACGACCAAGAATTTGAGGTGATGAAGTTAGCCTCTGGTAATCCTCAACGAAATTTAACCGTTAAAGACATTCTTTCTCAGGTTAATTGTACCTTGGATGAGGTGCGATCGCTCCTTAGGCGTCAATTAATCATGATGGGTTAA
- a CDS encoding PstS family phosphate ABC transporter substrate-binding protein, with the protein MNITTREKVLRNSLLMSSMLVTALAGCANNSSVSSSNGLTGDIVIDGSSTVYPITEIVSEEFETDNPNVRIAIGISGSGGGLSKFCAGETDISNASRAIKPEEIEQCNQNGVEFIELPVAFDALSMVVNKENDWAACLTANELRTIWSPESQGVVNNWSQVREGFPNVPLNLYAPGTDSGTFDYFTEAINGEEGLSRGDITATEDDNVIVQGVSNDVGGLGYFGLSYLDENLDELKPVALDNENADDGGDGCIEPSVANVEAGIYQPLARPLFIYVKTTSLERPEVKAFVDFYLSEDNAVFIREAGQIELSSSVYEKAQARLREKTTGSVFVGVSTIGVKLDEVL; encoded by the coding sequence ATGAATATTACTACCAGAGAGAAAGTATTAAGAAATAGTTTACTAATGTCTTCTATGTTGGTTACGGCATTGGCAGGATGCGCCAATAATTCTTCGGTAAGTAGTAGTAACGGTTTAACTGGTGATATTGTTATCGATGGTTCATCCACCGTTTATCCTATTACCGAGATAGTCAGTGAAGAATTTGAAACTGATAATCCTAACGTGCGCATTGCCATTGGTATTTCTGGCAGCGGAGGAGGCTTGAGCAAGTTTTGTGCAGGGGAAACGGATATTTCCAACGCTTCACGGGCGATTAAACCAGAGGAAATTGAGCAATGTAATCAAAATGGAGTGGAGTTTATCGAATTACCCGTGGCATTTGATGCCCTTTCCATGGTGGTTAATAAGGAAAATGATTGGGCTGCTTGTCTTACTGCTAATGAATTGCGCACTATCTGGAGTCCAGAATCTCAAGGGGTAGTTAATAATTGGAGTCAAGTTAGGGAGGGTTTCCCCAATGTACCGCTTAATTTATATGCCCCCGGTACTGATTCAGGTACTTTTGATTATTTTACCGAAGCCATTAACGGTGAGGAGGGTTTGAGTAGAGGGGATATTACTGCTACGGAGGATGATAATGTCATTGTTCAAGGTGTTAGTAATGATGTTGGTGGGTTAGGTTATTTTGGTTTGTCTTATCTTGATGAAAATTTGGATGAGCTTAAACCCGTGGCGCTGGATAATGAAAATGCTGATGATGGTGGTGATGGTTGCATTGAACCTAGTGTGGCGAATGTGGAGGCTGGAATTTATCAACCCCTTGCGCGTCCATTATTTATTTATGTGAAAACAACATCTTTAGAACGTCCTGAAGTTAAGGCTTTTGTTGATTTTTATCTCTCTGAGGATAATGCGGTATTTATTCGGGAAGCCGGACAAATTGAATTATCTTCTTCTGTATATGAAAAAGCTCAAGCTCGTTTACGGGAAAAAACCACTGGTTCGGTATTTGTGGGGGTTTCTACTATTGGGGTTAAGTTAGATGAGGTGCTTTAA
- the pstC gene encoding phosphate ABC transporter permease subunit PstC — translation MIKEINYKKKFNIDNFPSVLVEFLITVLGFIPILITVGIVGIFLYETWAFFQVVSVGEFLGSREWTPNFSDPQFGIIVLLSGTFLVTIIALLVAIPVGILGAIYLSEFAPKNVRRFLKIAMESLGGIPGVVYGYFALLFLTPLLRNSLFPNMGGFNALSAGICVGILIIPIISSLTEDALSGISDDLRNSAYALGFTRFEMIYKVLLPLTYPAILSSFTLATSVALGETMVVAIASGQRPNLTLNPLQPIETITSFIIKVSLGSVQFDSILFKTIFTLGFILFLVTFTLNTISYWLQNKSEKQLFSFSTSVNKLAKKELINVNQETNVIPAFYSSGGNSYQPLLRESLSAPGLKAPINNVRLWCDRTFTILAFLGAIFGVVFIAILLWNLSQTGLEKINWAFLTSFASRRAEESGILSALVGSLWLFILTLVMVIPLGVGSAIYLEEYRKNKRIDNILEISIANLASIPSILYGLLGLQIFVRWMRPITGGPSILSGALVLTVMSLPTLIIASRSAIKSSSKRLKNGGYALGMSKQQVLRKLILPSALPGILTGVLLSQTRALAETAALIGVGVAASVRFLPPLSWQGLQSSYTTLPVQIFNWLQNPSAQVQQLAAAATIVLVVILIILNLFSVLIREYFNNLQRN, via the coding sequence ATGATCAAGGAAATTAATTATAAAAAAAAGTTTAATATTGATAATTTTCCCAGTGTTTTGGTAGAATTTTTGATAACGGTTTTGGGCTTTATTCCTATTCTTATTACCGTTGGCATTGTGGGAATTTTTCTTTATGAAACTTGGGCTTTTTTTCAGGTGGTTTCGGTGGGAGAATTTTTGGGTAGTAGGGAATGGACTCCTAATTTTTCTGACCCTCAATTTGGTATTATTGTTTTGTTATCGGGAACTTTTTTGGTTACGATAATTGCTTTGTTAGTGGCGATTCCTGTGGGAATTTTGGGGGCGATTTATTTATCGGAGTTTGCCCCGAAAAATGTGAGAAGGTTTTTGAAAATAGCTATGGAGTCTTTGGGGGGAATTCCTGGGGTTGTTTATGGTTATTTTGCTTTGCTTTTTTTGACTCCTTTATTGAGAAATAGTTTGTTTCCGAATATGGGGGGTTTCAATGCTTTGAGTGCGGGAATTTGTGTGGGAATTTTGATTATTCCGATTATTTCTTCTTTGACGGAGGATGCTTTGAGTGGGATTTCTGATGATTTACGAAATTCGGCTTATGCTCTTGGTTTTACTCGTTTTGAGATGATTTACAAGGTGTTGTTACCTTTGACTTATCCTGCGATTCTTTCTTCTTTTACTTTGGCTACTTCTGTAGCATTAGGAGAAACAATGGTAGTGGCGATCGCCTCTGGGCAACGACCAAATTTAACTTTAAATCCGTTACAACCCATTGAAACAATTACATCATTTATCATCAAAGTGAGTTTAGGTTCAGTACAATTTGATTCTATTTTATTTAAGACTATTTTCACTTTAGGTTTTATTTTATTTTTAGTAACTTTTACTCTGAATACCATTAGTTATTGGTTACAAAATAAATCGGAAAAACAACTGTTTTCTTTTAGTACCAGTGTTAATAAATTAGCAAAAAAAGAATTAATTAATGTTAATCAAGAAACCAATGTAATTCCTGCTTTTTATTCCTCAGGGGGCAATAGTTATCAACCTTTGTTGAGGGAATCTTTGAGCGCCCCTGGCTTGAAAGCCCCTATTAATAATGTTCGTCTATGGTGCGATCGCACTTTTACCATTTTGGCATTTTTAGGAGCGATTTTTGGGGTAGTATTTATTGCTATTTTATTATGGAATTTATCTCAAACAGGGTTAGAAAAAATTAATTGGGCTTTTTTAACCAGCTTTGCTTCCCGTAGGGCAGAAGAATCAGGAATACTATCGGCATTAGTGGGAAGTTTGTGGCTGTTTATATTAACCCTTGTGATGGTAATTCCCTTGGGGGTAGGTAGTGCCATTTACCTTGAAGAATATCGCAAAAATAAACGCATTGATAACATTCTCGAAATCAGCATCGCCAATCTTGCTTCCATCCCTTCCATTCTTTACGGCTTGTTAGGTTTACAAATTTTTGTGCGCTGGATGCGCCCGATTACGGGGGGGCCTAGTATTTTATCAGGGGCATTGGTATTGACGGTGATGAGTTTACCTACCCTTATCATTGCTAGTCGTAGTGCCATTAAAAGTAGTAGTAAAAGATTAAAAAATGGTGGCTATGCCCTGGGAATGTCGAAACAGCAGGTATTAAGAAAACTAATTCTCCCCTCTGCTTTACCTGGAATTTTAACGGGAGTATTGCTTTCCCAAACGAGGGCATTGGCGGAAACTGCTGCTTTGATTGGGGTTGGGGTAGCCGCATCCGTGCGTTTTCTCCCACCTTTGTCATGGCAAGGGTTGCAAAGTAGTTATACCACTTTACCCGTGCAGATTTTTAACTGGTTACAAAATCCTAGTGCGCAAGTACAACAGTTAGCCGCCGCTGCCACCATAGTTTTAGTAGTTATTTTAATTATTTTAAACTTATTTTCTGTACTTATTAGGGAATATTTTAATAATCTTCAACGTAATTAA
- a CDS encoding phosphate ABC transporter ATP-binding protein — protein MKTLNSIITVQNLSVYYENTPLLLGVNLEIPENKVTGVIGRSGSGKSMLLRCFNRLNDLMEGIRVEGKVYFDGENIYTSGIQPIQLRRRIGMVFQRPTPFPTSIYENIAMGLKVNGFRQNLDDIIEDSLKRVGLWQEVKNNLRKNAMLLSGGQKQRLCIARAIALQPEVILLDEPCSALDPISTLEIENLIYELKDDYTIIMSAHDLKQIARVCDEVIYLDVRDNQVGQRVGFVLEQNSVEKIFLSPEQSETRNYTRGVMLESDF, from the coding sequence ATGAAAACATTAAATAGTATTATTACCGTTCAAAATTTATCAGTCTATTATGAAAATACACCCTTATTACTAGGGGTTAATTTGGAAATTCCTGAAAATAAAGTAACAGGAGTAATTGGACGTTCTGGCTCTGGGAAAAGTATGTTATTAAGGTGTTTTAACCGTCTTAATGACTTAATGGAAGGCATCAGGGTAGAGGGTAAAGTTTATTTTGATGGTGAAAATATTTACACTTCTGGCATTCAGCCTATTCAGTTAAGGCGACGCATTGGCATGGTATTTCAACGGCCAACCCCTTTTCCTACTTCTATTTATGAAAATATTGCCATGGGTTTGAAGGTAAATGGTTTTCGTCAAAACTTGGATGATATTATTGAGGATTCCCTTAAGCGAGTGGGTTTATGGCAGGAGGTAAAAAATAATCTTCGTAAAAATGCCATGTTATTGTCTGGGGGGCAAAAGCAACGATTATGTATCGCAAGGGCGATCGCCCTTCAACCAGAAGTGATATTATTAGATGAACCATGTTCAGCCTTAGACCCTATTTCTACCCTTGAAATAGAAAACTTAATTTATGAGTTGAAAGATGATTATACCATTATCATGAGCGCCCATGACCTTAAACAAATAGCCAGGGTATGTGATGAGGTGATTTATCTTGATGTGCGAGATAATCAAGTAGGACAAAGGGTGGGATTTGTGCTAGAACAAAATTCAGTGGAAAAAATCTTCCTTAGCCCCGAACAATCGGAAACCCGTAATTATACCCGTGGGGTTATGCTTGAATCGGATTTTTAA
- a CDS encoding UDP-N-acetylmuramoyl-L-alanyl-D-glutamate--2,6-diaminopimelate ligase encodes MKLRQLLSNIKQINSIPEHPALDTDVKGIVTNSQLVSAGDVFIGMPGTRVDGGEFWQSALNEGAIASIISQEAYDKMPPADSDCVIVADDMNDVCAQIASKFYDYPSQKLGMIGVTGTNGKTTTTHLIEFFLHQAQKKTALFGTLYARWQNYQKTASHTTPFAVDLQAQLTEAVNAGNQYAVMEVSSHALAQKRIKGCHFDVAVFTNLTQDHLDYHKDMEDYFQAKALLFNNEYLHGKAIINYDDPYGQRLIQSSKDVWSYSVTNPEADLYTTDLVYQATGVEGILHTPKGKTKFSSPLVGQFNLSNLLAGVGAVLQLGIDLDTITQGLPHFTGVPGRMERVQVKPNQDITVIVDYAHTPDSLENLLKASRPFITGKMICVFGCGGDRDRTKRPIMGKIAADLADVVVVTSDNPRTENPNQILEDILTGIPNHINPIVQGDRSLAIQTAIQTAQAGDGVLIAGKGHEDYQILGTEKVHFDDREEAQKALNNN; translated from the coding sequence ATGAAATTACGTCAATTGTTGTCCAATATAAAACAGATTAACTCAATTCCTGAACATCCCGCCCTTGATACTGATGTGAAAGGGATTGTGACAAATTCTCAGTTGGTTTCAGCGGGGGATGTATTTATTGGGATGCCTGGCACGAGGGTTGATGGGGGTGAGTTTTGGCAAAGTGCTTTGAATGAAGGGGCGATCGCCTCTATAATTAGTCAAGAAGCCTATGATAAAATGCCCCCCGCCGACTCTGATTGCGTCATCGTTGCTGATGATATGAATGATGTATGTGCGCAAATTGCGAGTAAATTTTATGATTATCCTAGCCAAAAGTTAGGTATGATAGGGGTTACAGGTACTAACGGCAAAACAACCACCACTCACTTAATCGAATTTTTCCTCCATCAAGCCCAGAAAAAAACCGCCCTCTTTGGCACATTGTATGCCCGTTGGCAAAATTATCAAAAAACCGCTAGTCATACCACTCCTTTTGCCGTGGATTTACAGGCACAATTAACGGAAGCTGTAAACGCTGGAAACCAATACGCCGTAATGGAAGTAAGTTCCCATGCCCTCGCCCAAAAACGCATTAAAGGCTGTCATTTTGATGTGGCTGTATTTACTAATTTAACCCAAGATCACCTCGATTATCACAAAGATATGGAGGATTATTTTCAAGCCAAAGCCCTTCTATTTAATAATGAATATCTCCATGGTAAGGCTATTATTAATTATGATGACCCCTATGGACAAAGATTGATCCAATCTAGTAAAGATGTTTGGAGTTATAGTGTCACTAACCCTGAAGCCGATTTATACACCACTGATTTAGTTTATCAAGCCACGGGAGTAGAAGGAATTTTACACACTCCCAAAGGGAAAACTAAGTTTTCTTCTCCTCTAGTGGGGCAATTTAATCTTTCTAACCTTTTGGCTGGGGTGGGTGCTGTGTTACAGTTGGGTATTGATTTGGATACCATTACCCAAGGTTTACCCCATTTTACAGGAGTGCCGGGGCGCATGGAAAGGGTGCAGGTAAAACCGAATCAGGATATTACGGTAATCGTGGATTATGCCCACACTCCTGATAGTTTAGAAAATTTACTCAAGGCTTCTCGCCCTTTTATTACGGGTAAAATGATATGTGTGTTTGGTTGTGGGGGCGATCGCGATCGCACCAAACGTCCTATAATGGGTAAGATAGCGGCGGATTTAGCAGATGTGGTGGTAGTAACTTCCGATAATCCTCGCACCGAAAACCCTAATCAAATCCTTGAAGATATTTTGACGGGTATTCCTAACCATATTAACCCCATTGTACAGGGCGATCGCTCCTTAGCCATCCAAACCGCCATCCAAACTGCCCAAGCAGGTGATGGGGTATTAATTGCAGGAAAAGGCCATGAAGATTATCAAATTTTAGGTACAGAAAAAGTGCATTTTGATGATAGGGAAGAAGCCCAAAAAGCCCTCAATAATAATTAA
- the sufD gene encoding Fe-S cluster assembly protein SufD, giving the protein MSNSVATINANNFQINSDAYLGNLLQVAESMTNNFGDHLNTSMEELKQKFAREVVKLNIPNNKDEAWRFTDLSDLQKIDFHAPTKQNLSDFILDGFKLQEAPNSRLVFVNGFYDENLSDISALPDGVYVGNLTNLDGSKKEKVSHFLGQNHSDNEVFSALNTAGINDAFVVWVDKNVEVDIPIHLLHIVAKEDLPIFIQPRILMIGEVNSRCQIIEYYGATSVGCSDAVGGKPYFTNVVTEIHLQENASLSHCRIQRESGDGFHIAQSAIAQYRNSSYTINEISLGGKLYRHNLDILQKGEQTYTNLHGLTMVQGKQIADTHSHVSLNHPYGTVNQLHKYILDDSGHGIFNGRVDVPKLAQETNAAQLNRNLLLSPKARINTKPELQITADNVKCAHGATVSQLEADEIFYLRSRGLNEDDARHLLLDAFAGEIIEKIPYQSLRQRLTQCVACRTID; this is encoded by the coding sequence ATGTCTAATTCTGTAGCTACTATCAATGCTAATAACTTTCAAATCAATAGTGATGCCTATTTAGGTAATTTATTACAAGTAGCAGAAAGTATGACCAATAATTTTGGTGATCATTTAAATACTTCTATGGAAGAATTAAAACAAAAGTTTGCAAGGGAAGTTGTTAAGTTAAATATTCCTAATAACAAGGATGAAGCATGGCGTTTTACTGATTTAAGTGATTTACAAAAAATTGATTTCCATGCCCCTACTAAACAAAATTTATCTGACTTTATTTTAGATGGTTTTAAGTTACAAGAAGCCCCTAATTCTAGGCTAGTTTTTGTTAATGGTTTTTATGATGAAAACTTGTCGGATATTTCTGCATTACCTGATGGAGTTTATGTGGGTAATTTGACAAACTTGGATGGGAGTAAAAAGGAAAAAGTTAGTCATTTTTTAGGACAAAATCACTCTGACAATGAAGTTTTTTCCGCTCTCAATACCGCAGGAATTAATGATGCTTTTGTGGTGTGGGTAGATAAAAATGTGGAGGTTGATATTCCTATTCATTTACTCCATATTGTGGCGAAGGAAGATTTACCAATTTTTATACAACCCCGCATTTTGATGATTGGGGAGGTTAATTCCCGTTGTCAGATTATAGAATATTATGGAGCAACTAGCGTTGGTTGTTCTGATGCGGTGGGTGGTAAGCCTTATTTTACAAATGTTGTCACCGAAATTCATTTACAGGAAAATGCGTCTTTGAGTCATTGTCGCATTCAACGGGAATCGGGGGATGGTTTTCATATTGCCCAAAGTGCGATCGCCCAGTACCGTAACAGTAGTTATACTATAAATGAAATAAGTTTGGGTGGAAAACTATACCGTCATAACCTAGACATACTTCAAAAAGGCGAACAAACCTATACTAACCTTCACGGCTTAACCATGGTGCAAGGAAAACAGATAGCTGATACCCATAGCCATGTGAGTTTAAACCACCCCTATGGCACGGTAAACCAACTCCATAAGTATATTTTAGATGACTCTGGCCATGGTATTTTTAATGGTAGGGTAGATGTGCCAAAACTTGCTCAAGAAACTAATGCAGCGCAACTTAACCGCAATTTGTTACTTTCTCCCAAGGCACGAATTAATACCAAACCCGAATTACAGATTACCGCCGATAACGTTAAATGCGCCCATGGTGCGACGGTTAGCCAACTAGAAGCCGATGAAATTTTTTATCTTCGTAGTCGTGGTTTAAATGAAGATGATGCCCGTCATCTCTTGTTAGATGCTTTTGCGGGGGAAATTATCGAGAAGATTCCTTATCAATCTTTAAGACAACGTTTAACCCAATGTGTTGCCTGTCGCACCATTGATTAA
- the sufC gene encoding Fe-S cluster assembly ATPase SufC, whose amino-acid sequence MTETILSVRNLTASVDGTPILKGVNLEIKAGEVHAIMGRNGSGKSTLSKVLTGHPEYEVTGGEVIYKGENLLEKEPDERALAGIFLAFQYPLEIPGVSNLDFLRVAYNARCKYLGLEEIDAFDFEDLIEEKLGVVKMDSAFLSRSLNEGFSGGEKKRNEILQMALLEPNLGILDEIDSGLDIDALRIVSEGVNQLKKPDNAFLLITHYQRLLDYITPDFIHVMSQGKIVMSGNKDLALELEERGYNFLEDEELVEV is encoded by the coding sequence ATGACTGAAACTATATTATCTGTCCGTAACCTTACCGCTTCTGTTGATGGCACTCCTATCCTCAAAGGGGTTAACCTAGAAATCAAAGCAGGAGAAGTCCATGCTATCATGGGGCGTAATGGTTCTGGAAAAAGTACCCTTTCCAAAGTTTTAACAGGGCATCCCGAATATGAAGTCACAGGGGGAGAGGTAATCTATAAAGGAGAAAATTTATTAGAAAAAGAGCCTGATGAGAGGGCGTTAGCTGGAATTTTCTTGGCGTTTCAATATCCTTTAGAAATTCCTGGGGTAAGTAATTTAGACTTTTTGAGAGTGGCTTATAATGCCCGTTGTAAATATTTAGGTTTAGAAGAAATCGACGCTTTTGATTTTGAAGATTTAATCGAGGAAAAATTGGGCGTTGTCAAAATGGATTCTGCTTTCCTCAGTCGTAGCTTAAATGAGGGTTTTTCTGGGGGAGAGAAAAAGCGCAATGAGATTTTGCAGATGGCTTTATTAGAGCCTAATTTGGGTATTTTGGATGAGATTGATTCAGGGTTAGATATTGATGCTTTACGCATTGTTTCTGAGGGGGTAAATCAGTTGAAAAAACCTGATAATGCTTTCTTATTAATTACCCATTATCAAAGATTATTAGATTATATTACCCCTGATTTTATCCATGTTATGTCCCAAGGAAAAATCGTCATGAGTGGCAATAAAGATTTAGCTCTTGAGTTAGAAGAAAGGGGATACAATTTCTTGGAAGATGAAGAGTTAGTAGAGGTATAA
- a CDS encoding inorganic diphosphatase, with the protein MDLSRIPAQPKAGLINVLIEIPGGSKNKYEFDKDMNAFILDRVLFSSVKYPYDYGFVPNTLADDGDPLDGMVIMDEPTFPGCVIAARPVAMLEMVDGGDRDEKILCVPAEDPRYDHVKSLKDIAPHRLEEIAEFFRSYKNLEKKETKILGWKDVDQVAPLVEQCVKAYK; encoded by the coding sequence ATGGATTTATCTCGTATTCCCGCACAACCCAAGGCTGGTTTAATCAATGTTTTAATTGAAATTCCTGGGGGAAGTAAAAATAAGTATGAGTTTGATAAGGATATGAATGCTTTTATTTTAGATAGAGTATTATTTTCTTCGGTGAAATATCCTTATGACTATGGTTTTGTACCTAATACTTTGGCGGATGACGGTGATCCTTTAGATGGTATGGTAATAATGGATGAACCTACCTTCCCTGGTTGTGTGATTGCGGCGCGCCCTGTGGCTATGTTGGAAATGGTTGATGGGGGAGATAGAGATGAGAAAATTCTTTGTGTTCCTGCCGAAGATCCTCGCTATGATCATGTTAAGTCTTTAAAGGATATTGCGCCCCATCGTCTCGAAGAAATTGCTGAGTTTTTCCGCTCTTATAAAAATTTAGAGAAAAAAGAAACCAAAATTTTAGGGTGGAAAGATGTGGATCAAGTTGCTCCTTTAGTGGAACAATGTGTAAAGGCTTATAAATAA